The following proteins come from a genomic window of Nocardiopsis sp. YSL2:
- a CDS encoding ABC transporter permease — MSAVTSASRSDLPTGAPAAPGNITPVSTVQNGLQLAWRSVLKIKANPEEVLGLTFMPIMFVTLFVFVFGQAMMGDWQTYRDFLMPGIIAQSVVFATLGTGFALCQDVEKGIFDRFRSLPIARSAPLIGAILGDLVRYSITVVMVLVVGLAIGFRPEGGVLGVLGAAAVVLLFAFALCWMSAFVGMMVRTPMAVQSFGMILMFPLTFGSSAFVDPQTMPSWMRVVAENNPVTHLVDAMRGLMLGGDVAGPVAWTLLWSAVFVGVFFPLAVWAYRRRT; from the coding sequence ATGAGCGCGGTGACGAGCGCGTCACGGTCCGACCTGCCCACCGGAGCGCCGGCGGCGCCCGGCAACATCACGCCGGTCAGCACCGTGCAGAACGGCCTCCAGCTGGCCTGGCGCAGCGTGCTGAAGATCAAGGCCAACCCCGAGGAGGTCCTCGGGCTCACGTTCATGCCGATCATGTTCGTGACACTCTTCGTCTTCGTCTTCGGACAGGCGATGATGGGCGACTGGCAGACCTACCGCGACTTCCTGATGCCCGGCATCATCGCCCAGTCGGTCGTGTTCGCCACCCTGGGCACCGGCTTCGCCCTGTGCCAGGACGTGGAGAAGGGCATCTTCGACCGGTTCCGGTCGCTGCCCATCGCACGGTCGGCGCCGCTGATCGGGGCCATCCTGGGCGACCTGGTCCGGTACTCCATCACCGTGGTGATGGTGCTGGTGGTCGGCCTGGCCATCGGATTCCGCCCCGAGGGCGGGGTTCTCGGAGTGCTGGGCGCCGCCGCGGTCGTGCTGCTGTTCGCGTTCGCGCTGTGCTGGATGTCGGCGTTCGTCGGCATGATGGTGCGCACCCCGATGGCCGTGCAGAGCTTCGGGATGATCCTGATGTTCCCGCTGACCTTCGGCAGCTCGGCGTTCGTGGACCCGCAGACCATGCCCAGCTGGATGCGGGTCGTGGCGGAGAACAACCCCGTCACGCACCTGGTGGACGCCATGCGCGGCCTGATGCTGGGCGGCGACGTCGCGGGGCCGGTGGCCTGGACGCTGCTGTGGTCGGCCGTCTTCGTCGGGGTGTTCTTCCCGCTGGCGGTGTGGGCCTACCGGCGCCGCACCTGA
- a CDS encoding BTAD domain-containing putative transcriptional regulator, translating into MRFSILGPLHVHDGSGRPVSIGGARLRTLLVLLLLRPGQRVATDTLVDAIWGGSAPAATGNALQALVSRLRRVLGGEAEIHGDASGYRLEVGPGQVDLTEFEALTRRGRAHLAAGRPADAITCLGEALALWRGPALSDLTARGIAEDTALRLNETHRMVREEYLAALVALGRHTEALPEAEALTRAEPRRERPVELLMRALAGTGRTADAVAAYDSFRARLADDLGLDPSARLQDAHLRLLRGELSAAEPVIAEPAETARSARPGPRAEEPRADPPQLHLPSTLTSFVPREAEVDTAVDLLAQGRLVTLTGPGGAGKTRLAIETAATLAARAPALLSRGGWFVGLAPVTSGADVLDAIALALDLREHAVMRARASTTPSSPTERIAAFLGDRPALIVVDNCEHLVREVARAVEPLLARCPGLRVLATSREPLGVPGERLLTVPSLALPPADADVAQAVASPAVVLFTERAQAVSPGFAVTPGNVAHVVRITRELDGMPLALELAAARMRTMAPAQLSARLSDRFRLLTGGSRSVLPRHRTLRAVVDWSWELLDDAERRLLRRLSIFSGGATLDAVERVCADTGAEGTVHGQDTWTVLFALVDKSLVIADTATRDDAPPRYRQLETVRAYALEHLARSGEEERVRDDHARYVRDLWRESDPLLRGPRQTETLARLSVEADNFGPAMRWAVERRDGDLALDLVEYGQWYWMLDGSWRQLSRWSRPVLALLGERAPEGRAVAYACARFNLAADTGLSQDGVAVHVRQALRTLEEAGERAEHHPMLVYGLVYQAVFDEGTGEAVERLERAVDQPDPWMGATVRLLLSLVDSLHGRVDRAVALITAALEGYRACADLWGQCQAVLQMVEAVRYQDLDRCLALLDEGLDMAGSAGLSGNVAVFLLRRAQVRTELGDLEGAREDLDALVDVDTAIEDEHVVPLRMAEAAWLCAKGETERARGVLETAEPLVAGLGGFAPLYVEPVVRSMSALIAWTGGDADRAWRETAAAWWASTRGVGPVGAEVLDMFAVMLAADEPGRAVALLGSSTVLRGVPDTATPRVVRAREECRRALGDAEFERLLEQAGRSDAKAVRTQVGAWLARLLPDTVPEGGPGRD; encoded by the coding sequence GTGCGGTTCTCCATTCTCGGTCCCCTCCACGTCCATGACGGTTCCGGCCGTCCGGTATCCATCGGCGGCGCCCGTCTGCGTACCCTGCTGGTCCTGCTCCTCCTGCGCCCGGGACAGCGCGTGGCCACCGACACGCTCGTGGACGCCATCTGGGGCGGGTCCGCCCCGGCCGCCACCGGCAACGCCCTCCAGGCCCTGGTGTCGCGCCTGCGCAGGGTCCTGGGCGGGGAGGCCGAGATCCACGGCGACGCCTCCGGTTACCGGTTGGAGGTCGGTCCCGGGCAGGTGGACCTGACGGAGTTCGAGGCGCTGACCCGGCGGGGCCGCGCACACCTCGCGGCGGGCCGCCCCGCGGACGCGATCACCTGTCTGGGCGAGGCCCTGGCGCTGTGGCGCGGCCCCGCCCTGAGCGACCTGACCGCGCGCGGCATCGCCGAGGACACCGCGCTGCGGCTGAACGAGACCCACCGCATGGTGCGCGAGGAGTACCTGGCGGCCCTGGTCGCTCTGGGCCGCCACACCGAGGCCCTGCCCGAGGCCGAGGCGCTGACCAGGGCCGAGCCGCGCCGCGAACGCCCCGTCGAGCTACTGATGCGCGCCCTGGCCGGAACCGGGCGCACCGCCGACGCGGTGGCCGCCTACGACTCCTTCCGCGCCCGGCTGGCCGACGACCTGGGCCTGGATCCGTCGGCCCGGCTGCAGGACGCGCACCTGCGTCTGCTGCGGGGCGAGCTGTCGGCCGCCGAGCCCGTGATCGCCGAGCCCGCGGAGACCGCCCGATCGGCGCGGCCCGGTCCGCGGGCCGAGGAGCCCCGGGCCGATCCGCCCCAGCTGCACCTGCCCTCGACCCTCACCAGCTTCGTGCCGCGCGAGGCCGAGGTCGACACGGCCGTGGACCTGCTCGCCCAGGGGCGCCTGGTCACCCTGACCGGCCCCGGCGGGGCGGGCAAGACCCGGCTGGCCATCGAGACCGCCGCCACCCTGGCCGCCCGCGCCCCCGCACTGCTCTCGCGCGGCGGCTGGTTCGTCGGGCTCGCGCCCGTCACCTCCGGCGCCGACGTCCTCGACGCCATCGCCCTCGCCCTGGACCTGCGCGAGCACGCCGTCATGCGGGCCCGCGCGAGCACCACGCCCAGTTCACCGACCGAACGCATCGCGGCCTTCCTCGGCGACCGCCCGGCCCTGATCGTGGTCGACAACTGCGAACACCTGGTCCGGGAGGTCGCCCGGGCGGTCGAACCGCTCCTGGCGCGGTGCCCGGGCCTGCGGGTGCTGGCCACCTCCCGCGAACCCCTGGGGGTGCCCGGCGAACGGCTGTTGACCGTGCCCTCGCTGGCGCTGCCGCCCGCGGACGCCGACGTCGCCCAAGCCGTCGCCAGCCCCGCCGTGGTGCTGTTCACCGAGCGCGCCCAGGCGGTCAGCCCCGGGTTCGCGGTCACCCCCGGCAACGTCGCCCACGTCGTGCGCATCACCCGTGAACTCGACGGCATGCCGCTCGCACTGGAACTGGCCGCGGCCCGGATGCGCACGATGGCGCCCGCCCAGCTCTCCGCGCGCCTGTCCGACCGCTTCCGGCTGCTGACCGGGGGCAGCCGCTCGGTGCTTCCCCGGCACCGGACCCTGCGCGCCGTCGTGGACTGGAGCTGGGAGCTGCTCGACGACGCCGAGCGCCGTCTGCTGCGCCGCCTGTCGATCTTCTCGGGCGGTGCGACCCTGGACGCGGTGGAGCGGGTGTGCGCCGACACCGGGGCCGAGGGCACCGTGCACGGCCAGGACACCTGGACGGTCCTGTTCGCGCTCGTGGACAAGTCCCTGGTCATCGCGGACACCGCCACCCGGGACGACGCCCCGCCCCGCTACCGCCAGCTGGAGACCGTGCGCGCCTACGCGCTGGAGCACCTCGCGCGCAGCGGTGAGGAGGAGCGCGTCCGCGACGACCACGCCCGCTACGTGCGGGACCTGTGGCGCGAGTCCGACCCCCTGTTGCGCGGACCCCGCCAGACGGAGACGCTGGCACGGCTGAGCGTGGAAGCCGACAACTTCGGTCCGGCCATGCGGTGGGCGGTCGAGCGACGGGACGGCGACCTGGCTCTGGACCTGGTCGAGTACGGGCAGTGGTACTGGATGCTGGACGGCTCCTGGCGCCAGTTGTCCCGCTGGTCCCGTCCGGTGCTGGCGTTGCTGGGGGAGCGCGCCCCCGAGGGGCGCGCGGTCGCCTACGCCTGCGCCCGGTTCAACCTGGCGGCGGACACGGGCCTGTCCCAGGACGGGGTCGCGGTGCACGTGCGGCAGGCGCTGAGGACCTTGGAGGAGGCGGGGGAACGGGCCGAGCACCACCCCATGCTGGTGTACGGGCTCGTGTACCAGGCGGTGTTCGACGAGGGCACGGGCGAGGCCGTGGAGCGCCTGGAGCGCGCGGTCGACCAACCGGACCCGTGGATGGGAGCCACCGTGCGGCTCCTGCTGTCCCTGGTCGACTCCCTCCACGGCCGCGTGGACCGGGCCGTGGCCCTGATCACGGCCGCCCTGGAGGGATACCGTGCCTGCGCCGACCTGTGGGGGCAGTGCCAGGCGGTGCTGCAGATGGTGGAGGCCGTGCGGTACCAGGACCTCGACCGCTGCCTCGCGCTCCTGGACGAGGGCCTGGACATGGCGGGGAGCGCCGGCCTGTCCGGCAACGTGGCGGTCTTCCTGCTCCGCCGCGCCCAGGTCCGTACCGAACTCGGCGATCTCGAGGGCGCCCGCGAGGACCTGGACGCACTCGTCGACGTGGACACCGCCATCGAGGACGAGCACGTGGTCCCGTTGCGCATGGCCGAGGCGGCCTGGCTGTGCGCCAAGGGCGAAACCGAGCGTGCCCGCGGTGTGCTGGAGACGGCGGAGCCACTCGTCGCGGGCCTGGGAGGCTTCGCTCCCCTGTACGTCGAGCCGGTCGTGCGGAGCATGTCGGCGCTGATCGCCTGGACGGGGGGCGACGCGGACCGGGCCTGGCGCGAGACGGCCGCCGCGTGGTGGGCGAGCACACGCGGGGTGGGTCCGGTCGGTGCCGAGGTCCTGGACATGTTCGCCGTGATGCTGGCCGCCGACGAGCCGGGGCGCGCGGTCGCACTGCTGGGCTCGTCCACGGTCCTGCGCGGAGTGCCCGACACGGCCACACCGAGGGTCGTCCGGGCACGGGAGGAGTGCCGGCGGGCGCTGGGGGACGCCGAGTTCGAGCGCCTGCTGGAACAGGCGGGGCGGTCGGACGCCAAGGCCGTGCGGACTCAGGTGGGCGCGTGGCTGGCGCGCCTGCTGCCGGACACGGTGCCCGAGGGCGGACCCGGGCGGGACTGA